The DNA window ATACCAATGCTATAGTTAGTATATGAAAATTGATATTTTGCTCGCGGAATTGGATAAATTAAATTTACCCAAAGACCAATACGCAATAACTAGCTCTGGTCCTTTAGCAATTAGAGGCATAAGAGAAGCTAACGACTTGGACCTTATTGTCACTCCAAAAGTTTGGAGGGCGCTCTCAAAAAAATATCCAGTCAAGAAAGAAGGGTTTGAAAGCATAGAAATTGGAAACATTCACATATTTTGGGAAGGCTCTTTCAATAAACAGTCCCCTATTGCGACAGTAATGGAACAGATTAACACAGCGGATGTGATAAAAGGTTATAGATTTGTTAATCTTAACCTGATCAAAAAATTCAAACTGCTTCAAGGAAGAGAAAAGGATAAAAGGGATTTGGAGTTGATAAAAAATTACGAATCAGCAAAGAACTATGGCTAAAGATTTTTCGAAGAATTTAGTAAAAGCATACAAGCATTGGGAAATTTATGTCCACGAAAACCAAGGGTATCTTGGGCGTTGTGTTGTTTGGTGCAAGCGAAAGGACGCTCTTGATTTAGCCGATGCAACACCAGAGGAACAAGCAGAGTTGTTTCTAGTTTTGCAGGACTTGAGAGAGGCGTCAAAAAGGGCTTTCCAACCTGATTGGTTTAATTATTCCTTTCTCGGAAATGATACTCGGCATTTGCACGGTCATTTCATTCCTCGCTACGCAAAACCAAAGACATTTGAGGATATTTTGTTTGAGGACAAATGCTATGGTCATAACTACAAAACTGACCACAGAAATGGAGAAAAAGGGTCGTCGGGAATGGCGCTCGCCACGCCCGCCCCCGCGGCGAGCGCTGCAAAGCCCTGTTTATATACGCAAAAAAGCCGCCGATTATTTAAAGAGTAGTCCGAGCCGACTTTTTTGGCGAAGAATGATAATTCTTCGCCATTATGTTTCGCGCGCGCGATTTTGGCCGCATCAGCGGCCACTTCTATAAATTCCCTCATTAGTCCGAGCCATTCACTTCCGTTTTTGGAAATACTCGTCATTTTCTCTTTCAACCTTATTTTTATTTCAACAAGCTTATTCTTTTTCTCTTGATAAACTTGGGGATCAATAATCTGTTCCAGATAGCCTTCAAGCAGACGATCAAGTTTTTGGTCAACCTGTTGAATCTCAAGAGAAAATTTTGCTGTTGTATTTTCACTATTTGTTTTTTCTTCCGTTTCTTCTTTGTTCAGTCTTTCCAGCCAAAGTGTAGCCCATGAAGCAGGTAATGCAGATTTAGCAACAATTGCTCGCAATTGTTGCTCTAAAAGCTCTTCCCGCAAATAGTTTTGTGAGCAGTCAGTTTTCTTTTTGGTACAACGGTAATAAATGTAATCCACATTTCCGCGGGTTGTGGGATAACACTTGTGTTTAACTTCGGCGGTGATGGCACAGCCACACTCCGCGCATTTTGCCAATCCCAAAAAAGTAAAATTGTGCTTTTTGTTTTTGGGATGTTCTCGATCTTCGAGAATTTTCTGGACTTTTCCGAATAGTTCCAACGAAATAAAAAGTTTATGCGTTCCTTCATAAGTTTCACCACCGAAGTTGATAATTCCAATGTAGAATTTGTTACTTAAAATTCGTTTGACTGTATCAAGGTGCAACATTTTTCCATTGTAACGGGTAACCCCAAATTTTTGAAAGAATCGGGAAATATCAGCAATAGAGCTTTCGCCTTCGGCGAAAAGCTCAAATACTTTTTTGACGATTTTTGATTTTACCAGATCAACTTCGATTGTCCGTAATCTCGGTTCGTTAAGATATCCGTAGGGCGCTTTATTGGGTAGAATGCCTTTTCGTAGTTTTTGCCTGTTTCCTCGTTTTACATTTTCGGACAGATTATCCACATAATATTTGGACTGACCAAAGGCGATTGAGAGCATAAATTTGCCTTGCGGAGTGTTATCAAACCAAAATGTGGGAAATTTTAGATCAAGGAGTTTTCCAGTATCGAGAAGGTAAACGATTTTTCCGCCGTCAACAGAATTTCTGGCTAAACGATCCGGGTGCCAACTCAAAATTGCGTTTGCTTCTCCTTTCTCGATTTTTTGGATAACTTCTTCAAAAACGGGTCTTCCCAAACTTTTGGCGGTACGGGATTCGGTTAAGAAGCAAACGATCTGCAATTTTTCTTTGGCGGCAAACTCTTTCAGTTCCTCAATTTGTGACTCAATAGACAAAACTTGTTTTTCTTTTTCATCCGTTGATTTTCGGCAGTAGGCAATATATTTGATCATGGTTTTGTATTTTTTCTTAAATTTTTGCGTTTTTCTTTTCTCTTTTTGTTATCCGGCGGCTTTTTTGCGTATATAAACAGGGCTTTGCAGCGCTCGCCGCGGGGGCGGGCGTGGCGAGCGCCATTCCCGACGACCCTTTTTCTCCATTTCTGTGGACTCTTTACGAAAAAATTCGGACTGAGTTTCAAAGGTAGCGCTGCGAGTGCCCCCACCCACTCGCAGCGCCATCTTCACGCTCGGCTTTCGGCCTCGTAAAAAGTCGGCTCGGAAAAATCATTTCTTAAAAAGAAATGATTACAAAGAAAAACGCAAAAATTTTAAAGAACTTTTATTTATAAACTTTAATGGCGCAACCAGTTGGATACAGATAAGAATTGCGTCTTACTGTCTGATTGCGCCATCAAAAAACGCAATTCCCAAAATCTGTATCCATACTCACTATACCAAAAAATAAAACAGAAAAACAAGTAGATGTAGATACTTGACTTCCGAAAATATGATATACTTTTTCTTGGAGGTAAAAATGGAAAATCAAATAAATGTTGGTGATCAAAATACCCAACAGATCGGTCAAAATCCGGTTGAACAGCCGATCCAAACCCCAGAAAAGCCTAGATTAAATTATTGGATGATTTCGATAATAGTGTTGGCATTATTATTTTTGGGGACATTAAGTTATTATGTGCTAGTCGTAAAAAGCCAGAGAATACAGCAGAGCTTGCCAACGCCGACCCGGCAGAAGCCAGTGTTTAGTCCGACCGTCTTCCCAACAACCGCACCAACAAACACCGGAATTCCAATACCAACAACTAGTGAGACAGGGGGCTGGAAGTTGTATCAGAGCGTTAAAGTTGGTTATAGCATCAAAGCACCACCAGGCTGGAAAGTTACTCCGAATGAGGATGATTCGCTTTTATCGGACCAAGATTATCTGACCAATATGACTTTAATGCCTGAAAGCGAGGGAGAAGGCATAATCGTAAATTCGGTAACTATTGCATTTCCAATTTCAATTCAAGGCCCACATAAAGAGTTAGGCAAACAATTTGAAAATGGATTAGAGGGCTTAGCTTTACCATCAAAAGATGAACCGTCATCTTGGTTTACAAAGCAAGAATCATCATATACCCAGGTTGACGGTCGCCGAGCACTAATAAAAGTGAAAGTTTATAAATCTACACCACCTGCAGGTTTTACTGGGGGATGGTGTGATTGTACACACAAGCATGTTTATATAGATCTCGGTAACGGTAAAATTCTTGATATATTGGGGTATTGGCAGAATAGCAATAAAGGGTTTGAAGGAATTTTCGATCTAATGATTTCTACCTTGAAATTTACGAAGTAAAAATCTTTTTGCTTTTTAAGCAAAAAGAAAAATCGCGCGCGCGAAACATAAGCGAGGCCGAAGGCCGAGCGTGAAGATGGCGCTGCGAGTGGGTGGGGGCACTCGCAGCGCTACCTTTGAAACTCAGTCCGAATTTTTTCGTAAAGAGTCCACAGTTTCTACACATCAGCTGAATTGTTAAATAAAGTTCGGGATAGATTGAAATCGGTTTTGTAATAGTTAGAGTATTCCTAGACGATAAACTCTGTTTGCGTTTCCAGCAAATATTTTAGCTTCCACCTTTTCCGCTAAGTTTAGAGATTTAATTAGATTTATATGGTCTTCTATTTTACACATAGGCCAATCAGTTCCAAATAAAACTTGATCCTCTCTATCGGTAATAGTTTTTGACAGGATTTCTTTTACAACACCCACACCCCCAGAAGCAGTGATAACTTCAGAATCCCCCATACCCGCTGTTTCAAAATATATATTGGGAATATTCTTTGTTATTTCGTAACAGTATTTCATTTTTGGCCAAAAATAATGTGTGATAATCACTTTTAGTTTTGGGTATCGTTTTGCAACTTTTACTATATGTTTAGGGTCGTTAAAACGAGCTACTTCAGAGTGTTTTGTATTAATACCTGTGTGGAAGATAACAGGAACATTTAAACTTTGGCATATTTCATAATAAGGGTTACATCTTTCATCAATGGGGTAGTAGTCATCATGTCCCGGAAAAAACTTTATACCTTTTACGACCTTGTTTTTAATAAGCTTTTCGTATTTATTTAGTTCGCTGCTCCCTCTTTGTAATATTTGGGGACTGCCAAGCAAGAAAAGTCTATCGTTTCCAGCAATAAGATTTCTCGCTTTATTAAGGTCGGCAATACGAGGGTCATTCTCAATGTTGTCAGGAAT is part of the Elusimicrobiota bacterium genome and encodes:
- a CDS encoding recombinase family protein, with the protein product MIKYIAYCRKSTDEKEKQVLSIESQIEELKEFAAKEKLQIVCFLTESRTAKSLGRPVFEEVIQKIEKGEANAILSWHPDRLARNSVDGGKIVYLLDTGKLLDLKFPTFWFDNTPQGKFMLSIAFGQSKYYVDNLSENVKRGNRQKLRKGILPNKAPYGYLNEPRLRTIEVDLVKSKIVKKVFELFAEGESSIADISRFFQKFGVTRYNGKMLHLDTVKRILSNKFYIGIINFGGETYEGTHKLFISLELFGKVQKILEDREHPKNKKHNFTFLGLAKCAECGCAITAEVKHKCYPTTRGNVDYIYYRCTKKKTDCSQNYLREELLEQQLRAIVAKSALPASWATLWLERLNKEETEEKTNSENTTAKFSLEIQQVDQKLDRLLEGYLEQIIDPQVYQEKKNKLVEIKIRLKEKMTSISKNGSEWLGLMREFIEVAADAAKIARAKHNGEELSFFAKKVGSDYSLNNRRLFCVYKQGFAALAAGAGVASAIPDDPFSPFLWSVL
- a CDS encoding amidohydrolase family protein, encoding MKIEEVLKLRIIDAHTHLSLYENDATSLEDTLKLLLADMNKNSVGYAIVIPDNIENDPRIADLNKARNLIAGNDRLFLLGSPQILQRGSSELNKYEKLIKNKVVKGIKFFPGHDDYYPIDERCNPYYEICQSLNVPVIFHTGINTKHSEVARFNDPKHIVKVAKRYPKLKVIITHYFWPKMKYCYEITKNIPNIYFETAGMGDSEVITASGGVGVVKEILSKTITDREDQVLFGTDWPMCKIEDHINLIKSLNLAEKVEAKIFAGNANRVYRLGIL